In Deinococcus puniceus, one genomic interval encodes:
- a CDS encoding carbohydrate kinase family protein: MTHSSSLSARGPLVSLGDLAWDVLAKPDTILQPGGDTTGRMELLGGGSAANVAVWARRAGYPSTFVGKIGRDRFGELATADLEAEGVQPELTLSGQHRTGVILALIDQRGQRAMLTGQGADWELLPQELPESVLRAAGHLHLTAWSLFRDPPRAAALEAARLAKAAGATLSLDPGSFQMIQQMGRENFLEIVDNIPFDIIFPNDDEARAMSHESDPERAMTWLRHRYPNALVVLKLDEEGALLEGPTQPRTRVSATRDHLLDATGAGDSFGGAFLAGWLAHGDAVRAAELGAQVGGWVVSRFGARPPADDDLRARLASVGVTSAAALAVTP; encoded by the coding sequence ATGACGCACTCTTCTTCTCTCTCGGCGCGTGGCCCCCTCGTTTCCTTGGGCGACCTCGCTTGGGACGTGCTGGCCAAACCCGACACCATCTTGCAGCCGGGCGGCGACACCACAGGCCGCATGGAACTGCTGGGCGGCGGCAGCGCGGCAAACGTGGCGGTGTGGGCGCGGCGGGCCGGATACCCCAGCACCTTCGTGGGCAAAATTGGCCGTGACCGATTTGGGGAACTGGCCACCGCCGATCTGGAGGCCGAGGGCGTGCAGCCCGAACTTACCCTCAGTGGGCAGCACCGCACAGGCGTCATTCTGGCCCTGATCGACCAGCGCGGCCAGCGGGCCATGCTGACCGGGCAAGGTGCAGACTGGGAACTGTTGCCGCAAGAACTGCCTGAAAGCGTGCTGCGGGCGGCGGGCCACCTGCACCTGACGGCGTGGAGCCTGTTCCGCGACCCGCCGCGTGCAGCGGCCCTCGAAGCGGCGCGGTTGGCAAAAGCTGCCGGAGCCACCCTCAGCCTCGATCCCGGCAGCTTTCAGATGATTCAGCAGATGGGCCGCGAGAACTTTCTGGAAATCGTGGACAACATCCCCTTCGACATTATTTTCCCCAACGACGACGAGGCCCGCGCCATGAGCCACGAGAGCGATCCCGAACGGGCGATGACCTGGCTCAGGCACCGCTACCCGAACGCCTTGGTGGTGCTGAAACTGGACGAGGAAGGGGCACTGTTGGAAGGCCCCACCCAGCCCCGAACCCGCGTCTCCGCCACCCGCGATCATCTGCTGGACGCTACGGGCGCAGGCGACAGCTTCGGCGGCGCATTTTTGGCCGGATGGCTGGCGCACGGTGACGCGGTGCGGGCCGCCGAACTGGGCGCACAGGTGGGCGGCTGGGTGGTGTCGCGCTTCGGGGCGAGGCCGCCTGCCGACGATGACCTGCGGGCGAGGTTGGCATCGGTGGGCGTGACTTCCGCCGCTGCCTTGGCGGTGACGCCATGA